A single Corynebacterium stationis DNA region contains:
- a CDS encoding Cj0069 family protein, whose amino-acid sequence MHKAIVVFEVEGGSDKYFNGHRKDTMPIVNSILDAGWHAEVVYFRPEWSEDIFTYVSENFDAYISRVNPGNIPSGEKVYFELLTRLSEAGLVGMSTPEEMMAYGAKDALVKLNETALVPSDTAAYYDVETFHATFPISLSYGERVLKQNRGSTGSGIWRVQIEDKELAASIVPGTPLPLDTELKCTEAVDNHTEIRQLGEFMNFCDRYIIGDNGMLVDMRFMPRIVEGEIRILLVGPDPVFVVHKKPAEGGDNFSATLFSGATYSYDSPEAWPELVEMFAAARPVIAEKLGGDNIPLVWTADFMLADAADGHDTYVLGEINCSCVGFTSELDMGIQEKIAAIAISRVEEKERALAHGDRGGHDGQELLLSH is encoded by the coding sequence ATGCACAAAGCAATTGTGGTTTTCGAAGTCGAAGGCGGATCGGACAAATATTTCAACGGTCACCGTAAAGACACCATGCCGATCGTCAATTCCATTCTGGATGCCGGCTGGCACGCGGAGGTCGTGTATTTCCGCCCAGAATGGAGCGAAGACATCTTCACCTATGTTTCAGAAAACTTCGATGCCTATATCTCCCGCGTCAATCCCGGCAATATCCCCAGCGGCGAAAAGGTCTACTTCGAACTGCTCACTCGGCTTTCTGAAGCAGGGCTCGTGGGGATGTCTACTCCCGAAGAGATGATGGCCTATGGCGCGAAAGATGCTTTGGTCAAGCTCAACGAGACCGCCCTGGTTCCATCAGATACCGCGGCATACTACGACGTGGAAACATTCCACGCTACCTTTCCTATCTCTTTGTCATATGGCGAACGTGTTCTGAAGCAAAACCGGGGTTCCACTGGCAGTGGTATATGGCGCGTGCAGATTGAAGACAAGGAACTCGCCGCGAGCATCGTGCCAGGGACCCCGTTGCCGCTGGATACGGAACTCAAATGCACCGAGGCAGTGGATAATCACACGGAAATTCGCCAGCTTGGAGAGTTCATGAATTTCTGTGACCGCTACATTATCGGTGATAACGGCATGTTGGTGGATATGCGCTTTATGCCGCGCATCGTCGAAGGCGAAATTCGCATCCTGCTCGTAGGACCCGATCCAGTATTCGTTGTACACAAAAAGCCCGCAGAAGGCGGCGATAACTTCTCTGCTACATTGTTCTCTGGCGCTACCTATAGCTACGACAGTCCTGAAGCCTGGCCGGAGTTGGTGGAGATGTTCGCCGCGGCACGCCCGGTTATCGCCGAAAAGCTCGGCGGAGACAATATTCCGTTGGTCTGGACTGCTGATTTCATGCTTGCCGATGCCGCCGACGGCCATGACACCTATGTCCTTGGAGAGATCAACTGCTCGTGTGTGGGCTTTACCTCGGAGCTCGACATGGGTATCCAGGAAAAGATCGCGGCTATTGCTATTTCGCGCGTTGAAGAAAAAGAAAGAGCTCTTGCCCACGGCGACCGTGGTGGTCACGACGGACAAGAACTCCTTTTGAGCCACTGA
- a CDS encoding aldehyde dehydrogenase family protein, translated as MSKNQHFINGEWVDSISGATRTITCPANGEFVAEVAEGGKEDAEKAILAAREAFESGVWSGVAASKRGDFLIKVAEEIERRKDEFARAEALDTGKRLVEAEGDMDDIANCFRYYGKIADSNPGRIVDAGDPTVLSRVAYEPMGVCGMITPWNFPLLQASWKIAPALATGNSFVIKPSELTPSTTLLIADVLDSLGLPAGVANVVMGDGANVGSVLSSHPEIDLISFTGGLETGKKIAESAAQGVKKVALELGGKNPNIVFADADFDAAVDNALNAGFLDSGLVCSAGTRLIVEESIAEKFVDELVRRAEGIVMGGPFDEKAETGPLISKQHRDKVTSYVERGVEAGGRLRCGGHWGGDELADGYFYAPTVIDQVKSDNPAVQEEGFGPVITVETFKTEAEAIALGNDTDYGLAGAVWSSNQGTAHRVSTKLRHGTIWINDYHPYMPQAEWGGFKMSGVGRELGPSGLEEYQQSKHIYQNTEPAVTGWFPDKTSSN; from the coding sequence TTGTCTAAGAATCAACATTTCATTAATGGTGAATGGGTGGACTCCATTTCCGGCGCCACTCGTACGATCACCTGCCCTGCCAACGGAGAATTCGTTGCCGAGGTAGCCGAGGGCGGCAAAGAAGATGCAGAAAAGGCCATCTTGGCAGCACGCGAGGCATTTGAATCTGGCGTGTGGTCCGGTGTTGCAGCTTCCAAGCGTGGCGATTTCCTAATCAAGGTGGCTGAGGAAATCGAACGCCGCAAAGATGAATTCGCCCGCGCAGAGGCACTTGATACCGGTAAGCGTCTTGTTGAAGCCGAAGGCGATATGGACGATATCGCTAACTGCTTCCGTTACTACGGCAAGATCGCTGATTCCAACCCAGGCCGGATCGTTGATGCCGGTGACCCTACGGTTCTATCCCGCGTAGCTTATGAACCAATGGGGGTCTGCGGCATGATTACGCCGTGGAACTTCCCACTGTTGCAGGCTTCATGGAAGATTGCACCAGCGCTGGCAACGGGTAATTCATTTGTTATTAAACCTTCAGAACTCACGCCTTCAACCACGTTGTTGATTGCTGATGTTCTGGATTCCCTTGGTCTTCCAGCTGGTGTAGCAAACGTAGTTATGGGCGACGGCGCCAATGTCGGCTCGGTGCTTTCCTCCCATCCCGAAATTGACCTTATCTCCTTTACCGGTGGTTTGGAGACCGGCAAGAAGATTGCAGAATCCGCGGCACAAGGCGTAAAGAAGGTAGCTCTCGAGCTTGGTGGTAAGAACCCAAATATCGTCTTCGCTGACGCCGATTTCGATGCCGCCGTGGATAATGCGCTCAATGCCGGATTCCTGGATTCCGGACTGGTGTGCTCCGCTGGTACCCGCCTGATTGTTGAAGAATCCATCGCCGAGAAATTCGTCGATGAGCTCGTACGCCGCGCTGAAGGCATTGTCATGGGTGGTCCTTTCGACGAAAAGGCAGAAACCGGTCCACTCATCTCGAAGCAGCACCGAGACAAGGTCACTTCCTACGTCGAGCGTGGCGTCGAAGCCGGCGGACGTCTGCGTTGTGGCGGTCACTGGGGCGGAGATGAACTAGCCGACGGCTACTTCTATGCCCCAACTGTTATTGACCAGGTCAAATCCGATAACCCTGCTGTGCAGGAAGAAGGTTTCGGCCCTGTCATCACAGTGGAAACCTTCAAAACTGAAGCTGAAGCCATTGCTCTGGGCAATGACACCGATTATGGATTGGCCGGCGCTGTGTGGTCTTCCAACCAGGGCACAGCACACCGCGTTTCTACCAAGTTGCGCCACGGCACCATCTGGATCAATGACTACCACCCCTACATGCCACAAGCTGAGTGGGGTGGGTTCAAGATGTCCGGTGTAGGCCGAGAATTGGGACCATCGGGGCTTGAGGAATACCAGCAGTCAAAGCACATCTATCAAAACACTGAGCCTGCGGTCACGGGTTGGTTCCCAGATAAGACCAGCAGCAACTAA
- the betT gene encoding choline BCCT transporter BetT has product MAYLAKSHSRDTSEDPTSTGSSDEFKHSTVNKPVFFITAGLIIAFVLWAWIAPGQAETVIFGSMNWIAANLGWYYILTAGIIVLFVIIIALGRVGDTRLGPDHSRPKYRMFTWASMLFAAGIGVDLMFFSIAGPATNFLTPPEAEPLSDEAARMAAIWTMFHYGIPGWAMYALMGVALGLFAYRYHLPLSIRSALAPIFGKRIHGATGNAVDITATLGTIFGIATSLGIGVVFLNYGLSELFGLPTNATVQVALIVLAVAITIFSTVSGVDKGIRRLSELNVLLALGLLLWILITGKTAELLGQLVQNIGDFFSRFPGMLLNNFAYTEGAPGYPAEQWLGDWTLFFWAWWMAWAPFVGLFLARISRGRTLREFIFGVLIIPFGFILLFVSIFGNAALSYFRAGDDAFLQEAVDLPESGFFNLLSQYPGGTVLIAIAVFVGMLFYITSADSGSLVMANMTSKASLRDSDGAPWLRIVWAVITGALTLVMLFINGVYTLQAAAVLIGLPFSVVMYLLMASVLKALRAETRSLDSRLQSVALATRGTAAGTEPLPWQERLAGRMAFPGPEEARKFVEETGTPAVATVALELRELGADVTLSQGESAEDGMPFVDVTVKFPEQEDFKYQLCPVMHATPAWAPNHDEEDKSYHTVEVFTARGTRGVNVMDFTKEQVIADVVSSYETHLTYMAMGGTAGTSFTGVEAEAPTEWDGTGTVDSELTENDTNSN; this is encoded by the coding sequence ATGGCATACCTTGCCAAGTCTCATTCAAGAGACACTTCTGAGGATCCGACAAGTACTGGTTCTTCAGACGAATTCAAGCATTCAACTGTCAATAAGCCCGTATTTTTCATAACTGCGGGCCTGATCATTGCTTTCGTCCTGTGGGCTTGGATAGCTCCGGGGCAGGCAGAAACAGTGATTTTCGGCTCCATGAACTGGATTGCTGCGAATCTTGGCTGGTACTACATCCTCACCGCGGGGATCATCGTACTTTTCGTCATTATCATCGCCCTCGGCCGAGTGGGCGATACCCGGCTCGGACCGGATCATTCTCGGCCCAAATATCGGATGTTCACTTGGGCATCGATGTTGTTCGCCGCCGGTATCGGCGTCGACCTGATGTTCTTCTCCATCGCGGGGCCGGCAACAAATTTTCTTACGCCGCCCGAAGCAGAACCGCTCTCGGACGAAGCCGCCCGCATGGCAGCGATTTGGACCATGTTCCACTACGGTATTCCGGGATGGGCCATGTATGCGCTCATGGGCGTTGCCCTGGGGCTTTTCGCGTATCGCTACCATTTACCGCTGAGTATTCGCTCAGCGTTGGCTCCCATCTTCGGCAAACGCATCCACGGTGCGACCGGTAATGCTGTCGATATCACAGCAACGTTGGGAACCATCTTTGGTATTGCCACCTCCTTGGGAATCGGAGTTGTCTTTCTCAACTACGGTCTTTCGGAGCTCTTTGGTCTTCCCACAAACGCTACTGTGCAGGTTGCTCTAATCGTTTTGGCGGTAGCTATCACAATCTTCTCCACCGTCTCCGGTGTTGATAAAGGTATTCGCCGGCTCTCCGAGCTCAACGTGTTGCTCGCGCTCGGTCTGCTGCTGTGGATCTTGATTACCGGCAAGACCGCTGAGCTGCTTGGCCAGCTGGTTCAAAATATCGGTGATTTCTTCAGTCGCTTCCCCGGCATGCTGCTCAATAATTTCGCTTATACAGAGGGAGCGCCCGGCTACCCAGCCGAACAGTGGTTGGGTGACTGGACTCTGTTCTTCTGGGCGTGGTGGATGGCGTGGGCGCCATTCGTAGGTCTGTTCCTCGCGCGTATTTCGAGGGGACGCACGCTGCGTGAATTCATCTTCGGCGTGCTCATCATTCCATTCGGATTCATCCTGCTGTTCGTGTCCATCTTCGGCAACGCAGCGCTGTCTTACTTCCGGGCAGGCGATGACGCCTTCCTCCAGGAAGCTGTCGACCTCCCCGAATCAGGTTTCTTCAATCTACTATCGCAGTACCCGGGTGGCACTGTGCTGATCGCTATCGCAGTATTCGTCGGCATGCTCTTTTACATCACTTCGGCAGATTCCGGTTCCCTGGTCATGGCCAATATGACCTCGAAGGCATCGCTACGCGACTCCGATGGCGCACCGTGGCTGCGCATTGTGTGGGCGGTTATTACTGGTGCTCTTACTTTAGTAATGCTGTTTATTAACGGTGTCTACACCCTCCAGGCGGCGGCCGTGTTGATTGGTCTGCCATTTTCAGTGGTGATGTACCTGCTCATGGCGAGTGTGCTCAAGGCGCTGCGTGCAGAGACCCGCAGCCTTGATTCCAGGCTTCAATCCGTGGCTCTAGCAACCCGCGGTACTGCCGCCGGCACGGAACCGCTTCCGTGGCAAGAGCGTCTTGCCGGCCGCATGGCATTCCCCGGGCCGGAGGAAGCGCGGAAGTTCGTTGAAGAGACCGGTACCCCAGCCGTAGCGACGGTTGCGCTTGAGCTTCGTGAGTTAGGCGCGGATGTCACGCTTTCTCAAGGTGAATCTGCAGAAGACGGCATGCCATTTGTTGATGTAACAGTGAAGTTCCCCGAACAAGAAGACTTCAAGTATCAGCTGTGCCCTGTTATGCATGCCACCCCAGCGTGGGCGCCGAACCATGACGAAGAAGACAAAAGCTATCACACGGTGGAGGTCTTTACCGCCCGCGGCACCCGTGGCGTCAACGTCATGGATTTCACAAAAGAGCAGGTCATCGCAGACGTTGTCAGTTCCTATGAAACCCACCTCACCTACATGGCCATGGGTGGTACCGCGGGCACGTCCTTTACCGGTGTCGAAGCCGAGGCCCCCACGGAGTGGGATGGAACAGGTACCGTCGATTCCGAGCTAACGGAAAATGACACTAACTCTAACTAG
- a CDS encoding HD domain-containing protein, whose amino-acid sequence MTHIFLKEYDVAEIISGVTIPDSKLAQEATELVREFASQLIYDHSRRVYVLGALRGQRDGISYDPELLYVGAMFHDLGLTDKYARNDQRFEIDGADEARRFLLSHGVGDVDADKVWNAIALHTTPEIPLHMAAEVALVTRGVEHDVLGIGFDTITEEQRAEIVKVHPRPDFKNRILQAFTNGIKHRPETTFGNVKADVLEHFVPGFERGDFVEVIRSNKWPE is encoded by the coding sequence ATGACGCATATCTTTCTCAAGGAGTATGACGTGGCAGAGATTATTTCCGGTGTTACTATCCCCGATTCCAAGCTTGCCCAGGAAGCTACTGAGCTCGTTCGGGAATTTGCATCCCAGCTTATCTATGATCACTCGCGCCGGGTGTATGTATTGGGCGCACTGCGCGGGCAGCGAGATGGCATTTCCTACGACCCGGAGCTGCTGTATGTCGGTGCGATGTTCCACGACTTAGGCTTGACGGATAAATACGCGCGCAATGACCAGCGCTTCGAAATTGACGGTGCCGATGAGGCACGCCGCTTCTTGCTCTCTCACGGCGTGGGCGATGTGGATGCGGATAAAGTGTGGAACGCTATCGCGCTACACACCACCCCAGAGATTCCACTGCACATGGCAGCCGAGGTCGCCTTGGTTACCCGCGGTGTTGAACATGATGTCTTGGGCATTGGCTTTGACACCATTACCGAAGAACAGCGTGCCGAGATCGTGAAAGTGCACCCGCGTCCGGATTTCAAAAATCGAATCCTGCAAGCCTTCACCAACGGCATCAAGCACCGTCCCGAAACTACCTTCGGCAACGTGAAAGCCGATGTCTTAGAGCACTTTGTCCCGGGGTTTGAACGGGGTGACTTTGTAGAAGTTATCCGGTCGAATAAATGGCCCGAGTAG